A genomic segment from Triticum dicoccoides isolate Atlit2015 ecotype Zavitan chromosome 1A, WEW_v2.0, whole genome shotgun sequence encodes:
- the LOC119279083 gene encoding uncharacterized protein LOC119279083, producing the protein MESNDGSSDSSSETINEIENHPKCRYMTPNEIVWRLPERMKIDSVSRFPVIKKSFSVDNAQVLPSTKPSPCKEMMTHPSSKNIESAMTLTPEDANNTTPPSCQPATNVIEKQKNGYSLAKMSIELSEDETTNTEIIGQSGHAREK; encoded by the exons ATGGAGTCTAATGATGGATCATCTGATTCATCAAGTGAAACAATCAATGAAATAGAAAATCATCCAAAATGTCGCTATATGACACCAAATGAGATTGTTTGGCGCTTGCCAGAGAGAATGAAGATTGATTCAGTGTCCAGGTTCCCCGTCATAAAGAAAAGCTTCTCAGTTGACAATGCACAAGTGTTACCTTCTACAAAG CCATCTCCATGCAAAGAAATGATGACCCATCCATCTTCAAAGAATATCGAGAG TGCGATGACCCTTACACCAGAGGATGCAAACAATACTACACCTCCCTCTTGCCAACCCGCAACTAATGTCATTGAGAAACAAAAAAATGG GTACTCTTTGGCTAAGATGAGCATTGAACTTTCAGAAGATGAAACCACCAACACAGAGATTATTGGGCAATCGGGACATGCGAGGGAAAAATGA
- the LOC119279073 gene encoding probable carboxylesterase 15 gives MAPAAASQHQATTVAPPSGRKVVDEVSGWLRVMDDGSIDRTWTGPPEALPLMQPVQPFAVARDGHTLHDLPGEPSLRVYLPEVAAGSAGSLPVIVQLHGGGFCISHPSWVLYHHFYARLACALPAVVVTAELPLAPEHRMPAQLDAGIDVLRRLRSIAMCDEGALDEPAAELLRQAADVSRVFLVGDSSGGNLVHLVAARVGEDGADAWAPLRVAGGVPIHPGFMRATRSKSELEETPDSVFFTLDMLDKFMAMALPEGATKDHPYTCPMGPNAPPLESVPLPPMLVAVAEKDLIRDTNLEYCDALRAAGKEVQVLINRGMSHSFYLNKFAVDMDPATGERAQELIDAIKSFVARH, from the coding sequence AtggcccccgccgccgcctcgcagcACCAGGCGACCACCGTGGCGCCGCCGAGCGGCCGCAAGGTGGTGGACGAGGTGTCCGGCTGGCTGCGcgtcatggacgacggcagcatcGACCGCACCTGGACGGGCCCGCCCGAGGCGCTGCCGCTCATGCAGCCGGTGCAGCCCTTCGCCGTGGCCCGCGACGGCCACACGCTCCACGACCTCCCCGGGGAGCCCAGCCTCCGGGTGTACCTCCCCGAGGTCGCCGCGGGCAGCGCGGGGAGCCTCCCCGTCATCGTGCAGCTCCACGGCGGCGGCTTCTGCATCTCCCACCCGTCCTGGGTCCTGTACCACCACTTCTACGCGCGCCTGGCCTGCGCCCTGCCCGCCGTGGTCGTCACCGCCGAGCTGCCCTTAGCCCCAGAGCACCGCATGCCCGCCCAGCTCGACGCCGGTATCGACGTGCTGCGCCGGCTGCGGTCCATCGCCATGTGCGACGAAGGCGCTCTCGACGAGCCCGCGGCCGAGCTCCTCCGCCAGGCCGCGGACGTGTCCCGGGTCTTCCTCGTTGGGGACAGCTCCGGCGGCAACCTCGTCCACCTCGTGGCAGCGCGCGTCGGCGAGGACGGCGCCGACGCCTGGGCGCCCCTCCGCGTCGCGGGCGGCGTCCCGATCCACCCGGGGTTCATGCGCGCCACGCGGAGCAAGTCGGAgctggaggagacgccggactcggTGTTCTTCACGCTGGACATGCTGGACAAGTTCATGGCCATGGCGCTGCCGGAGGGCGCCACCAAGGACCACCCGTACACGTGCCCGATGGGCCCGAACGCGCCGCCGCTGGAGTCCGTTCCCCTGCCGCCGATGCTGGTGGCCGTCGCGGAGAAGGACCTCATCCGCGACACCAACCTCGAGTACTGCGACGCGCTTCGCGCCGCCGGCAAGGAGGTGCAGGTGCTCATCAACCGCGGCATGAGCCATTCCTTCTACCTCAACAAGTTCGCCGTCGACATGGACCCCGCCACCGGGGAGCGAGCCCAGGAGCTCATCGACGCCATCAAGAGCTTCGTCGCCCGCCACTAA